One Deltaproteobacteria bacterium genomic region harbors:
- the folE gene encoding GTP cyclohydrolase I FolE, with protein MDRKKIERGMRLILEGIGENPDRPGLKGTPRRAADLFSEVFAGIDVDAMQFLVPVEGETHDEMVLVKDISMHSMCEHHLLPFIGVAHIAYIPEGGRIVGLSKIVRVLDTFARQPQVQERLTTQVAEAVMNGLRPKGVMVVIEAEHMCMSMRGVNKPNSRTVTSAVRGSFRRDERTRSETLSLIYGNRIG; from the coding sequence ATGGACAGAAAAAAGATTGAAAGAGGGATGAGGCTGATACTCGAAGGGATTGGAGAAAATCCGGACAGGCCCGGCCTCAAGGGTACGCCAAGACGGGCCGCTGATCTTTTCAGTGAGGTTTTCGCAGGCATCGATGTTGATGCCATGCAGTTTCTGGTCCCTGTTGAGGGGGAAACCCACGACGAGATGGTACTCGTCAAGGACATTTCCATGCATTCCATGTGTGAGCATCATCTGCTTCCCTTCATAGGTGTTGCCCATATCGCGTATATCCCGGAGGGGGGAAGGATTGTCGGCCTTTCGAAGATCGTAAGAGTCCTTGATACTTTTGCACGCCAACCACAGGTCCAGGAACGCCTGACAACACAGGTGGCCGAGGCGGTCATGAACGGTCTCCGCCCCAAGGGGGTTATGGTCGTCATCGAGGCCGAGCACATGTGCATGTCCATGCGTGGGGTGAATAAACCCAATTCCCGCACCGTTACCTCCGCCGTTCGGGGCTCCTTCAGAAGGGATGAAAGAACCCGCAGTGAGACGCTTTCACTTATCTACGGCAACCGGAT